The genomic stretch AACGTTTGACATTGAATGCATAGCCGCGCAGCATCACGGCTGTTGCGGTTAAAAAGCCCGCAGCGCAGTTATCTGGGAGGATAAAATGACAATTCGAACGTATGCCGCTGCTGCGGCAATCGCCGTTTTCGGGATGGGCATTTCTGCAGCGAGCGCCGTGGAACTCCGCCTGTCGCACCAATGGTCAATCGGCGATGTGCGCCATAAAGTTGCTGAAATGATCGCGACCGATGTCGCTGCTGCTGGCGTTGATCTGGATATCCGGATTTTCCCATCGGAATCTTTGTTGAAAGCGCGCGAGCAATATAACCCCCTGTCGCGCGGTCAGGTGGATATGATCGTCTATCCGCTGTCTTATTCCGGCGGCCAGCGCGGCGAATATAACCTGACCCTGATGCCAGGAATGGTGAAGAATCACGATCATGCGGCGCGGCTGAACGAAAGCCCCTTCATGGCCGAGATCGAGAACCTGCTGGCCGAAGATGACATCATGGTTCTGGTGCATGGCTATCTTGCCGGTGGCTTTGCCAGCACCGGCGATTGCATCACCCGGCCCGAACATGTCAACGGCCTGAGCACGCGCGCGGCGGGCAAGTCGTTCGAGGAAATGCTGGCGGCTGCCGGGGCGTCGATTTCGTCCATGGCATCATCCGAGATTTACAACGCGATGCAGACCGGCGTGTTGCAGGCGGTGAATACGTCGTCCTCGTCTTTTGCATCGTTTCGTCTGCAAGAGCAGGTCAATTGCTACACCCCGGCCGGCGATGTTGCGCTGTGGTTCATGTATCAGCCTGTCTTGATGAACAAATCGACCTTTGACGGTTTGAACGACGCGCAAAAAGCAGCCCTGACCGAGGCCGCCGCGCGGGCAGAGGCCTTTTATCTGGAAGAAGCCAAGGCTGAAGATGCGGCCTCTGTCGCCGTGTTCGAGGCCGCCGGTGTCGAGATTGCGCAAATGACCCAGGACGATTTCAACGCTTGGTTGGAACTGGCGAAAAACAGCTCTTACAAGTCCTTCGTCGAGAGTGTCCCGAATGGGCAGGCATTGCTCGATATGGCGCTGGCGGTAGAGTGATCTAGCAATTCCAAGGCCATGACGGGTGGGCCGTCCAGCAGCGCTGGCCCGGCCCACCCAGACCCATCAAACCCCAAGCACCGGAGCCTGTACCATGGCAACCATGCCCAATACCCGTGCGATGCGCACGGGTGACTACATAATTTTGCGCCTGATCCACGGATTATCGACAGTTTGCGGCTGGATCGCGGCGGTGATGATCCTGGCCTCGGTGCTGATCACCTGCCAGATGATCTTTATCCGTTTCGTGCTGGAAAGCTCTACGATCTGGCAGACCGAAGCCGTGATTTATCTGATGATCGGCGCCACGCTTTTGGGGCTGCCTTACGTCCAAAGCCTGCGGGGCCACGTCAATGTCGATCTGATCCCGATCCTGGTCAAAGGACGCGCGCGCAAATATCTGGCGGGTCTGGTCCTGATCATGACCATGGCCGTGGTCAGCGTCATCTTGTTTTTCGCCTATGAAAACTGGCATTTCGCCTGGGAACGCGGCTGGCGGTCCGAAACTGTCTGGGCGCCCGCGCTTTGGATTCCCTATCTGGCGCTGCCGCTTGGCTTTGGCATCTATCTTTTGCAGCTGATGGCTGATTTCGCAGCACTGGTGCTGGGCGTTGATCGCCCCTTCGGCTTGGAGGATTAAGTCATGGAACCGCTTTCGCTGGGTCTTTTGGTCGCCGTGATGACCATTGTCGTCTTGTTCTCGGGGGTCTCTGTGGCCTCGGGGCTGTTGATCGTCTCGGCAGGATTTCTGCTGGTATTTGACGGGATGCGCTCGCTTGAACTGATGCCCGAGATATTTTTTGGCAAGCTGAATTCATTCGCGCTTTTGTCTATTCCAATGTTCATCATCATGGGGGCCGCGATTTCATCGACCCGCGCGGGTGCCGATCTTTACGAGGCGCTTGAACGCTGGCTGACGCGTGTGCCGGGCGGGTTGGTGATGTCCAACCTTGGTGCCTGCGCCTTGTTCTCGGCAATGTCGGGATCAAGCCCCGCCACCTGTGCCGCCATCGGCAAAATGGGCATCCCCGAGATGCGCAAGCGCGGCTATCCAGACGAGGTCGCCTCGGGGTCAATCGCGGCGGGCGGGACGCTGGGGATCCTGATCCCGCCATCGGTGACGATGATCGTCTATGGCATTGCAACCGAAACATCGATCGGGCGGCTTTTTCTGTCCGGTGTCATGCCGGGGCTGATGCTGGTCGGGCTGTTCATGGCCTGGTCCATCTTCCAGACATGGCGCTTTGGGTCCCCCGAGGTGCTGGCGCAGCGCAGCTATACGCTCAAGCAAAAGCTGGAGATCCTGCCGCGCGTCATCCCGTTCATCATCATCATCATCGGTGTGCTTTACGCGATGTATGGCGGGATCGCGACGCCATCGGAAACGGCGGCTGTCGGTGCGCTTATGTGTCTGGTCATTGCGATGGTCATCTACAAGCTGTGGTCGCCCAAAAAGCTCTGGACCATTCTTAGCGATAGTACGCGCGAATCCGTGATGATCCTGTTCATCATCGGGGCTGCGGGTGTGTTCAGCTATATGCTGTCATCGCTTTACATCACCCAATCCATCGCGGCATGGATTTCCGATCTGGATGTGAACCGCTGGGTATTGATGGGGATCGTGAACCTGTTCCTGTTGGTCGCGGGGTTCTTTTTGCCGCCGGTCGCGGTGATCTTGATGGCTGCACCCATTTTGCTGCCGATCATTCTTGCGGCTGATTTCGATCCTTACTGGTTCGCCGTGATCCTGACCATCAACATGGAGATCGGGCTGATATCACCGCCGGTGGGTCTGAACCTCTATGTGATCAATTCGATTGCGCCGGATATTCCGCTCAAGAAAATCCTGATGGGATCGCTACCCTATGTCGGCTGCATGGTGCTGGCGATTGTGATCCTGTGCTTCTTTCCGGGGATCGTGACATGGCTGCCGGATCTTGTGATGGGGCCGGTCTGATGGCACGCGGCTGGGGTCTTGGCGGTTGGGCGCTGGGGGATCTGTTGGGCACCCTGTTCGAACGGCGGGGTGCCGCAGATGTCACGGCCAGCGACAAACCATTGACCACCTTGTGCCGGGCGCTGTTGTCCGGGCAGGGCGAGGTCTCGGGCATGAAATGCGCAGCCGAGGTGTTGATGCGCTACCGTCTGGCCAGCCAGACCGAAAAAGCGGCCTTCTTTCGGTTTCTGGCTGATGACATGGATCTAGATCCTGCTGCCGTCATCGCGGCGGCGCAGGCCTATGCCGACAAGGCCGATGTTGGCACGATGGCGGCATTGCTGGATGTGGCTGAACCGCCGCGCCAGGAATTGCTGCGCCGGCTGAACCAGGCCCCGGGCGGCACCGCCGATCTGGTGGCGATGCGGGTCGATCTGATGGCGGCGATGAAGACCCAGCCGGATCTGGCGCGTGTCGATCTGGATTTCCAGCATCTGTTCGCCTCATGGTTCAATCGGGGCTTTTTGGTCCTGCGCAAGATCGGTTGGGAAAGCCCGGCCAATATCCTCGAAAAGATCATCGCCTATGAAGCTGTCCACGAGATACATAGCTGGGCCGATCTGCGCCGCAGGCTGGAACCACCGGACCGGCGCTGTTTCGCCTTTTTCCATCCCTCGATGCCCGATGATCCGCTGATCTTTGTCGAAGTGGCGCTGACGCAGGGGATACCGGGTGCGATCGGGCCGCTGCTGGCCGAGGATCGGGATGCCATGAGCCTGTCCCAAGTCGATACGGCCGTATTCTATTCCATCTCGAATTGTCAGGCAGGTCTGCGGGGGATTTCCTTTGGCAATTCATTGATCAAGCAAGTGGTCGATGTGCTGGGCCGCGAGGAACCGGGCCTGAAAACCTTTGTCACCCTGTCGCCCATTCCGGGCCTGTGCCGTTGGATCGATACAGAACAGCAGGACGGGCAAATGCCGCATCCTACCGACCCAGAGACGCTGCGGCGTGTCGCGGCGCGCTATTTGTTGCAGGCAAAGGTCGCCGACGGCCAGCCGCTTGATCCCGTCGCGCGGTTCCATCTGGGCAATGGGGCCGAGCTGCATGACATCCATGCCGCCGCCGATCTGTCCGACAAGGGGCAGCGGCAATCTTGTGGGGCAATGGTGAATTACCTTTATGATCCTGCAAAAGTCGAAAGCAACCACGAGGCATTCGCCAGCAAGAAAACCATCGCAGCGGCGCGCAGCGTAAAGGCGTTGGCCGTTGCGACAAAGGACCAGAATTAAAAGGACGAAACGACCCATGAGCAACTTGC from Yoonia vestfoldensis encodes the following:
- a CDS encoding TRAP transporter small permease subunit; protein product: MATMPNTRAMRTGDYIILRLIHGLSTVCGWIAAVMILASVLITCQMIFIRFVLESSTIWQTEAVIYLMIGATLLGLPYVQSLRGHVNVDLIPILVKGRARKYLAGLVLIMTMAVVSVILFFAYENWHFAWERGWRSETVWAPALWIPYLALPLGFGIYLLQLMADFAALVLGVDRPFGLED
- a CDS encoding malonyl-CoA decarboxylase; the encoded protein is MARGWGLGGWALGDLLGTLFERRGAADVTASDKPLTTLCRALLSGQGEVSGMKCAAEVLMRYRLASQTEKAAFFRFLADDMDLDPAAVIAAAQAYADKADVGTMAALLDVAEPPRQELLRRLNQAPGGTADLVAMRVDLMAAMKTQPDLARVDLDFQHLFASWFNRGFLVLRKIGWESPANILEKIIAYEAVHEIHSWADLRRRLEPPDRRCFAFFHPSMPDDPLIFVEVALTQGIPGAIGPLLAEDRDAMSLSQVDTAVFYSISNCQAGLRGISFGNSLIKQVVDVLGREEPGLKTFVTLSPIPGLCRWIDTEQQDGQMPHPTDPETLRRVAARYLLQAKVADGQPLDPVARFHLGNGAELHDIHAAADLSDKGQRQSCGAMVNYLYDPAKVESNHEAFASKKTIAAARSVKALAVATKDQN
- a CDS encoding TRAP transporter large permease, with protein sequence MEPLSLGLLVAVMTIVVLFSGVSVASGLLIVSAGFLLVFDGMRSLELMPEIFFGKLNSFALLSIPMFIIMGAAISSTRAGADLYEALERWLTRVPGGLVMSNLGACALFSAMSGSSPATCAAIGKMGIPEMRKRGYPDEVASGSIAAGGTLGILIPPSVTMIVYGIATETSIGRLFLSGVMPGLMLVGLFMAWSIFQTWRFGSPEVLAQRSYTLKQKLEILPRVIPFIIIIIGVLYAMYGGIATPSETAAVGALMCLVIAMVIYKLWSPKKLWTILSDSTRESVMILFIIGAAGVFSYMLSSLYITQSIAAWISDLDVNRWVLMGIVNLFLLVAGFFLPPVAVILMAAPILLPIILAADFDPYWFAVILTINMEIGLISPPVGLNLYVINSIAPDIPLKKILMGSLPYVGCMVLAIVILCFFPGIVTWLPDLVMGPV
- the dctP gene encoding TRAP transporter substrate-binding protein DctP: MTIRTYAAAAAIAVFGMGISAASAVELRLSHQWSIGDVRHKVAEMIATDVAAAGVDLDIRIFPSESLLKAREQYNPLSRGQVDMIVYPLSYSGGQRGEYNLTLMPGMVKNHDHAARLNESPFMAEIENLLAEDDIMVLVHGYLAGGFASTGDCITRPEHVNGLSTRAAGKSFEEMLAAAGASISSMASSEIYNAMQTGVLQAVNTSSSSFASFRLQEQVNCYTPAGDVALWFMYQPVLMNKSTFDGLNDAQKAALTEAAARAEAFYLEEAKAEDAASVAVFEAAGVEIAQMTQDDFNAWLELAKNSSYKSFVESVPNGQALLDMALAVE